A section of the Pedobacter sp. HDW13 genome encodes:
- a CDS encoding TlpA disulfide reductase family protein, producing the protein MKYLLIISLLFQSLLATAKQITFYGSFSGPQPLTEIKATLWDITEGYRDVGLGRVKKYELTFDEKGGFKVLLNAAKPGIYKLAYTVKGSPGAVDFFVMPDKDVHASFTVTNSTATLDLAKDINEETRVLYQVNTAVTPIIMRIYRENKNPDSVKMELGEIKELYAKAKAGYSGKSTFIKTYLDEAAFFQYTAILYDYPGLYKGRKKNKDNIWVMQPTYYNDGYDYKKYLNQDGVMLHLDAPLYWLDQYIAVNHAPVNVTDKAKVLDNYLQQAYQLVTNQQLRDAYSFYKLSSYLKATKGLIPTSETEQIIADNLHKIKDTAYTNVLSVSVQKSKRMLAGAEGFKFALENTGGKPVYLKDYAGKYLYVDVWATWCGPCKKERPFFDQLASRYQDKNIRFVGVSIDNVNQKQKWLDMVNADTNIAIDQLFAGSGSAFVNYYDITAIPRFLIFDPNGKLLQYDAPRPSNTAITALLDQLVGTK; encoded by the coding sequence ATGAAGTACCTACTTATTATATCATTACTCTTTCAGTCGCTGCTTGCCACTGCAAAACAAATTACTTTCTATGGGAGTTTTTCAGGCCCCCAACCCTTAACCGAAATAAAAGCCACCCTTTGGGATATTACTGAAGGATACCGCGATGTTGGTTTAGGAAGGGTAAAGAAATATGAGCTCACTTTCGATGAAAAAGGTGGCTTTAAAGTACTGCTTAATGCAGCCAAACCTGGTATTTATAAACTGGCCTATACAGTAAAAGGCAGTCCGGGTGCTGTAGATTTTTTTGTAATGCCCGATAAAGATGTTCATGCCAGTTTTACCGTTACCAACAGTACCGCTACTTTAGATTTAGCAAAAGATATTAACGAAGAGACCAGGGTGCTTTATCAGGTAAATACAGCCGTAACGCCCATTATAATGCGTATTTACCGCGAAAACAAAAACCCCGATTCGGTAAAAATGGAGCTTGGGGAGATAAAAGAACTGTATGCCAAAGCAAAAGCCGGTTACAGCGGAAAAAGTACATTTATCAAAACCTATCTCGATGAGGCAGCATTTTTTCAATACACGGCTATATTGTACGATTACCCGGGTCTTTATAAAGGCCGGAAAAAGAACAAAGACAATATCTGGGTAATGCAGCCCACATACTACAATGATGGTTACGATTATAAGAAATATTTAAACCAGGATGGGGTGATGCTGCATTTAGATGCACCCTTGTATTGGTTAGATCAGTATATAGCGGTAAACCATGCCCCGGTTAATGTTACAGATAAAGCTAAGGTTCTGGATAATTACTTACAGCAAGCCTATCAACTGGTAACGAACCAGCAATTACGCGATGCCTATTCTTTTTATAAGCTAAGTAGCTATTTAAAGGCCACCAAAGGACTTATCCCTACGTCCGAAACTGAACAAATCATTGCCGATAACCTGCACAAGATTAAAGATACGGCTTATACCAATGTGCTTTCGGTAAGCGTTCAAAAATCAAAAAGGATGCTGGCCGGTGCCGAAGGTTTCAAATTTGCGCTCGAAAATACAGGCGGGAAACCTGTTTATCTAAAAGATTATGCAGGCAAATACCTGTATGTAGATGTATGGGCAACCTGGTGCGGCCCTTGTAAAAAAGAGCGCCCTTTTTTCGATCAGCTGGCTTCGCGTTACCAGGATAAGAACATTCGCTTTGTTGGGGTTTCTATTGATAATGTGAACCAGAAGCAGAAGTGGCTGGATATGGTTAATGCAGATACCAATATCGCTATCGATCAGCTTTTTGCAGGCAGTGGTTCGGCATTCGTAAATTATTATGATATCACTGCAATCCCGAGGTTTTTGATTTTCGATCCCAACGGAAAACTGCTTCAATACGATGCGCCCAGACCCAGCAATACCGCAATTACAGCCTTACTGGATCAGTTGGTTGGAACAAAATAA
- a CDS encoding TonB-dependent receptor: MKLTLVILATFILQIRASTFAQYVTLKETNKNLRNIFSQIRKQTGYVVLYESSIVNRAAVISVNLEKTPINEALKIILKDQKLDFEIKQKSIILSRQKVLPERVIEKAEKIDIKGKVIDVSGKPIPNVNILIKGTKRGVSTDVDGNFSLALATGENEITVSAIGFETQTVAVNNRTFISITLKEMSANLDEFVVVGYGTQKKINLSGSVSSVSGKTITERPVPNISNLLQGRISGLDIVQPTGEPGRDNGSFRLRGLGSYGASSSPLVLVDGIIGSINNLSPQDVENITVLKDASSASIYGARAANGVILVTTKKGKMGTDVIEYNGSYGTSEATRMPDLITNSVTYMEMYNQAKARSGQPAQYTQAQIDAYRNNPNNEQYPNFNWLEYILGKGPIHNHNLGFSGGTTKSTYNVSLNYLDQNSITKGYLYKRYNGLLDFSTQVHSRVKIGANINMSFQDLKAPWLVNDDLLLLAYAAAPTFKPFLPDGSGRVATRDYVSSGGTNRTPEEVYNTGSQFTKNYNVNAQGYIDINIIKGLNWLSKGAITFFNQDFRNRQFRSPSFAYQPNAAGVYQEVGNGNSNFAGLQQSSARNITKTFYSTLNYNKVFANNHNFGVLAGYEQQDNRSTNLSGGRFDFPNSTIMELDGSSPLNQTLGGNSFEWALQSLFGRVNYNYKEKYILEGNIRHDGTSRVDERYRWGTFGGGSAAWKISEESFIKDNFSWIDNLKIRASYGVLGNQEIVTNGNLNYYPYQDILSLTTYPFSSLSSGVQLTRLVEKNLRWEKTSVRDIGLEFDLYKGLFGATINYYRKNTTDILATRTDLPTSFGLAAPTVNAGAMVNKGIEIELRHQNRIGDFTYGANFIFHRYRNKVTKVITETLGTFEVGQPFNNFFVYDWIGVFQSQQEIDNSPKQPNSGVLKPGDLKIRDVSGNGTVGPEDRIRISSFPDYTYSFSLNAGWKGFNLSAFFQGVEGQKVNVSQWGYEPFMQGSAPPTKFLNAWTPTNPSNTIPAVYLTGYAGVAGYNSTYFLQDASYLRLKNLYLSYTLPENIAKKIGSTGVTVYTSGDNLITWTKYEGNDPERAGSGRFAQFPQIRIYTIGLKVKY, from the coding sequence ATGAAACTGACTCTAGTCATTCTGGCAACCTTTATCCTGCAGATAAGGGCATCGACCTTTGCCCAATATGTAACGCTGAAAGAGACGAATAAAAACCTGCGGAACATTTTCTCACAAATTAGAAAACAAACAGGATACGTTGTGCTCTACGAATCTTCAATTGTAAACAGGGCAGCAGTAATATCGGTTAATTTAGAGAAGACGCCTATAAATGAGGCATTAAAAATTATCTTAAAAGATCAAAAGCTCGATTTCGAGATCAAACAAAAATCTATTATTCTGAGCAGGCAGAAAGTGCTGCCCGAGCGGGTAATAGAAAAAGCAGAGAAAATAGATATTAAGGGAAAAGTTATCGATGTGAGTGGTAAACCCATTCCAAACGTAAACATCCTGATAAAGGGAACAAAGCGCGGGGTGTCAACCGATGTGGATGGCAATTTTAGCCTGGCACTGGCTACCGGAGAAAACGAAATCACCGTATCGGCCATAGGTTTTGAAACACAAACCGTGGCGGTAAACAACCGTACATTTATCAGCATAACCCTCAAAGAAATGTCAGCTAACCTGGATGAGTTTGTGGTAGTGGGATATGGAACGCAAAAAAAGATCAACCTTTCGGGTTCGGTAAGCTCGGTTTCGGGCAAAACCATTACCGAACGTCCTGTACCCAACATTTCAAATTTATTGCAGGGGCGCATCAGCGGACTTGATATTGTACAGCCAACCGGCGAGCCCGGCAGAGATAATGGTAGCTTCAGGCTACGTGGCCTTGGCTCTTATGGTGCCTCTTCGTCTCCGCTGGTATTGGTTGATGGGATTATAGGCTCGATCAATAATCTTTCGCCACAAGATGTAGAAAACATAACGGTATTAAAAGATGCTTCTTCGGCCTCTATTTATGGTGCAAGGGCAGCTAACGGCGTAATATTGGTAACCACCAAAAAGGGCAAAATGGGTACTGATGTTATTGAGTATAATGGCAGTTACGGTACCAGCGAGGCCACCAGAATGCCCGATCTGATTACCAATTCGGTTACTTACATGGAAATGTATAACCAGGCCAAAGCCAGGAGTGGCCAGCCTGCACAGTATACACAGGCCCAGATAGATGCTTACAGAAACAATCCAAACAACGAACAATACCCTAATTTTAACTGGCTGGAATATATTTTAGGTAAAGGCCCTATCCACAACCATAACCTGGGTTTTTCGGGTGGTACTACTAAAAGCACATACAATGTTTCCTTAAATTATCTCGATCAAAACAGTATTACCAAAGGCTATTTGTACAAAAGATACAATGGCTTGCTTGATTTTTCTACACAGGTACATTCGAGGGTAAAAATAGGTGCTAACATTAACATGTCTTTTCAGGATTTAAAGGCTCCATGGTTAGTGAACGATGATTTATTGTTATTGGCTTATGCAGCAGCGCCTACTTTTAAGCCCTTTTTACCCGATGGAAGCGGCAGGGTAGCTACCCGCGATTACGTATCGAGCGGCGGAACAAACCGTACCCCCGAAGAAGTGTACAATACAGGTTCTCAGTTTACAAAAAACTACAACGTAAATGCGCAGGGCTATATCGATATCAATATTATCAAGGGATTAAACTGGCTTTCAAAAGGCGCAATTACCTTCTTTAATCAGGATTTCAGGAACCGCCAGTTTAGAAGTCCTTCATTTGCCTATCAGCCCAATGCCGCTGGTGTTTATCAGGAGGTAGGTAATGGTAATTCGAATTTTGCCGGCCTTCAACAAAGCTCGGCAAGGAACATTACCAAAACTTTTTACAGCACCTTAAATTACAATAAAGTTTTTGCCAACAACCATAATTTTGGCGTATTAGCCGGATACGAACAGCAAGATAACAGAAGTACCAACCTGAGTGGCGGCAGGTTCGATTTTCCGAACAGCACCATTATGGAACTGGATGGAAGCTCGCCGCTTAACCAAACATTAGGTGGCAATTCATTTGAATGGGCGCTTCAATCGCTGTTTGGAAGGGTAAATTACAACTATAAGGAAAAGTATATTTTAGAAGGTAACATCAGGCATGACGGAACATCGAGGGTAGATGAAAGATACCGCTGGGGAACTTTCGGCGGCGGATCGGCTGCCTGGAAAATATCAGAAGAAAGCTTTATTAAAGATAATTTTTCGTGGATCGATAATTTAAAAATAAGAGCTTCTTATGGTGTACTGGGTAACCAGGAAATTGTAACCAATGGAAATTTAAACTACTATCCTTATCAGGATATTCTTTCGCTTACTACTTATCCTTTTTCGAGCTTAAGCTCTGGTGTGCAACTTACCAGACTGGTAGAAAAGAATTTACGCTGGGAAAAAACATCTGTTAGAGATATCGGTCTGGAGTTCGATTTATATAAAGGTTTATTTGGTGCAACCATTAACTATTATAGAAAGAATACAACCGATATTTTGGCAACCCGCACAGATCTTCCTACAAGTTTTGGGCTTGCTGCACCAACAGTAAATGCCGGCGCCATGGTTAATAAAGGTATAGAAATTGAACTGAGACACCAGAACCGTATTGGCGACTTTACCTACGGCGCCAATTTTATTTTTCACCGCTATAGAAACAAGGTAACCAAAGTAATTACAGAAACACTCGGAACCTTTGAAGTGGGCCAACCGTTTAACAATTTCTTTGTTTACGATTGGATTGGGGTTTTTCAAAGTCAGCAAGAGATAGACAACTCGCCTAAACAACCTAATTCGGGTGTGCTAAAACCTGGCGACCTAAAAATAAGAGATGTAAGTGGAAATGGTACTGTTGGGCCCGAAGATAGGATCCGCATCAGTAGTTTTCCCGATTACACGTATTCGTTTAGTTTAAATGCAGGATGGAAAGGATTTAACCTGAGCGCATTTTTTCAGGGTGTAGAAGGGCAGAAAGTTAACGTAAGCCAATGGGGTTACGAACCTTTTATGCAAGGTTCAGCTCCACCAACCAAATTTCTTAATGCGTGGACACCAACCAATCCAAGCAATACCATACCAGCGGTGTACCTTACCGGATATGCAGGTGTAGCGGGTTACAACTCTACCTACTTTTTACAGGATGCTTCTTATTTACGCCTGAAGAATTTATACCTCTCTTACACCTTACCCGAAAACATAGCAAAGAAAATCGGATCGACCGGGGTAACTGTTTATACCTCAGGAGACAACCTGATTACCTGGACCAAATATGAGGGCAATGATCCTGAGAGAGCCGGATCGGGAAGATTTGCACAATTTCCGCAGATCAGGATTTATACCATAGGGCTAAAAGTTAAATATTAG
- a CDS encoding FecR family protein — protein sequence MDQHYAKQLLEKYKSGNCSQFEKEQVESWIDFGEFPEFTLSEKELQNQMNALSSALPLHRGRRLWPRFSIAAALAFIVMSIGITYYKTNTPPSQKEKPTVKNIVPGKTGATLTLANGQKIKLSDAVNGEIAKETGVSITKMQNGQLAYQFAPTANGSAKKNMLNTLSTARGETYLLILPDKSKVWLNAASSITYSTNLIDKGVRRVQLKGEAYFEVFKDKSHPFIVSTANQEVEVLGTHFNINSYADEPATTTTLLEGSVKVKQGPISHMLKPDQQAAIDKGGKFTLSNVNADDAVAWKDGVFLFEDEPLESIMRRISRWYNLDIEYAKDVDKDKLYSGGVSRYENVSTVLEILESTKNIHLKIEERRIIVMK from the coding sequence ATGGATCAACATTACGCAAAGCAGCTCCTTGAGAAATACAAGTCGGGCAACTGTAGCCAGTTTGAAAAAGAGCAGGTTGAAAGTTGGATAGACTTTGGTGAATTTCCCGAATTTACCTTAAGCGAAAAAGAGCTGCAAAACCAGATGAATGCCCTTTCAAGTGCTTTACCTTTACACCGTGGGCGTCGTTTATGGCCACGCTTCTCTATTGCCGCTGCACTTGCATTTATAGTAATGAGTATTGGCATCACCTACTATAAAACAAACACTCCTCCGTCCCAAAAAGAAAAACCTACCGTAAAAAATATAGTTCCCGGTAAAACAGGGGCAACACTAACCCTGGCCAACGGACAAAAGATTAAGCTAAGCGATGCAGTAAATGGCGAAATAGCCAAAGAAACCGGCGTAAGCATTACCAAAATGCAAAACGGACAGCTGGCTTATCAATTTGCACCTACAGCCAATGGTAGCGCTAAAAAAAATATGCTGAATACCCTTTCTACTGCACGTGGCGAAACCTATTTGCTTATTTTACCCGATAAATCAAAAGTCTGGCTTAATGCAGCATCCAGCATCACTTACTCTACAAATCTTATTGATAAGGGTGTACGTAGGGTTCAATTAAAGGGAGAAGCTTATTTCGAAGTTTTTAAAGATAAGTCGCATCCTTTTATTGTAAGCACAGCCAATCAGGAGGTAGAAGTTTTGGGTACCCATTTTAATATCAACAGCTATGCTGATGAGCCTGCAACCACAACCACCCTGTTAGAAGGAAGCGTGAAAGTTAAACAGGGACCGATAAGCCATATGTTAAAACCAGATCAGCAGGCAGCAATTGATAAAGGAGGAAAATTTACCCTGAGTAATGTAAATGCTGATGATGCAGTAGCATGGAAAGATGGGGTTTTTCTTTTTGAAGATGAACCTTTAGAAAGCATTATGCGCCGGATATCGAGATGGTATAATTTAGACATCGAATATGCAAAAGATGTAGATAAGGATAAATTATATAGTGGAGGGGTTTCCAGGTACGAAAATGTATCTACGGTGTTGGAAATTTTGGAGTCAACAAAAAATATACACTTAAAAATAGAAGAAAGGAGAATAATTGTTATGAAATAA
- a CDS encoding RagB/SusD family nutrient uptake outer membrane protein, with the protein MKTKYNKISLAVLIIIGMLTSCKKDFLDKNPTAAISSETFWKSDADAQMGLTGVYRRLQAGFYGARKLWLDTYSDNALDRHSFFGFGNLTQGIVNPTNIPGAFYDTPYAGIASCNFFLDNIDKAPSSEAAKNGYKAEARFLRAMFYFDLVQAYGGVVLYKTAPKTVDEGKIAKSTKEDVLTFIHQELDFAIANLPDGAYSGHAVKGSAQALKARVYLFQQNWAQAAKFSNDVITGGKFQLYQGGYDKLFLTATQINNPEIIFSTKYLAPNNPQDGEGVLVELGWYGSIAPYQNLIDEYEMSNGKMIGEAGSGYNAADPYSNRDPRLKFTVKVPTEKYINPDGSVFNESDPLLTTYSQKKYVDLSKLPFDRTKTPLTDQNIIHIRYADVLLMYAEAKNEESGPDASVYKALNDIRDRASVKMPAVDQTVYNTKDKLRDFILHERRIELALEGHRYFDLKRRNLMDAKLSPLKNPAGVPLKFGEKNNVLPFSQAEVDRNKQLVQNTGY; encoded by the coding sequence ATGAAAACAAAATATAACAAGATAAGCTTGGCTGTTTTAATCATCATTGGGATGTTAACTTCCTGTAAAAAAGATTTTCTGGATAAAAACCCTACGGCAGCCATTTCGAGCGAAACATTCTGGAAAAGTGATGCAGATGCCCAAATGGGCCTTACCGGTGTTTACCGCAGGTTACAGGCAGGCTTTTATGGTGCAAGAAAATTGTGGTTAGATACCTATTCGGATAACGCTTTAGACAGGCATAGTTTTTTCGGCTTCGGCAATTTAACCCAGGGCATAGTTAACCCTACCAACATACCTGGCGCATTTTACGATACGCCTTATGCAGGTATTGCCAGCTGTAATTTCTTTTTGGATAATATTGATAAGGCACCCAGCAGTGAAGCCGCTAAAAATGGATATAAAGCCGAAGCCCGCTTTTTAAGGGCTATGTTTTACTTTGATCTAGTACAGGCTTACGGCGGTGTGGTGCTTTATAAAACCGCTCCAAAAACCGTTGATGAAGGTAAAATAGCCAAAAGCACAAAAGAAGATGTTTTAACTTTTATCCACCAGGAATTAGACTTTGCCATTGCCAATCTGCCCGATGGCGCCTATTCAGGCCATGCCGTAAAAGGAAGTGCACAGGCATTAAAAGCCAGGGTTTATTTATTTCAGCAAAACTGGGCACAGGCCGCTAAATTTTCGAACGATGTAATTACAGGTGGTAAATTCCAGCTGTACCAGGGTGGTTATGATAAGCTTTTTCTCACCGCTACACAGATTAATAATCCCGAGATCATATTCTCTACTAAATACCTAGCGCCTAATAACCCTCAGGACGGAGAAGGTGTGTTGGTAGAGCTGGGCTGGTATGGCAGTATTGCCCCCTACCAAAACCTGATTGATGAATATGAGATGAGCAATGGGAAAATGATAGGCGAAGCCGGCTCGGGCTATAATGCGGCTGATCCGTACAGCAACAGAGACCCGCGTTTAAAGTTTACGGTGAAAGTACCTACAGAGAAGTATATCAATCCGGATGGATCGGTTTTTAACGAATCGGATCCGCTGCTTACCACTTACTCTCAAAAGAAATATGTAGACCTTTCGAAATTACCATTCGACAGAACCAAGACGCCGTTAACGGATCAGAATATCATCCATATCCGTTATGCTGATGTATTACTCATGTACGCAGAGGCTAAAAATGAAGAAAGCGGGCCAGATGCATCTGTTTATAAAGCTTTAAACGATATAAGAGACCGGGCAAGTGTAAAAATGCCTGCTGTTGATCAGACGGTGTACAATACGAAAGATAAGCTGAGAGATTTTATTCTTCACGAAAGGCGAATAGAGCTGGCTTTAGAAGGCCATCGTTATTTCGATCTAAAAAGAAGGAATTTAATGGATGCTAAACTGTCCCCATTAAAGAATCCGGCAGGCGTTCCGCTAAAGTTTGGCGAAAAGAACAACGTATTGCCATTTTCGCAGGCAGAAGTAGACCGCAATAAACAACTGGTACAAAATACCGGATATTAA
- a CDS encoding RagB/SusD family nutrient uptake outer membrane protein, whose product MTDDILSATVIAPTTDRMSRAYTWQKDLLLSTDDDSEWNAPYNYIYICNLVLDNLQAATQGDDQTRNRLKAEALTQRAYYLFTLANLYGKDYVAESAATDLSVPLMLHADLEAVAKRATVKEVYDQVINDLTAAVATTDFPDAGRNYIHPGKLASMALLARVYLFKGDYVNALKYANEVLAKKSTLFDWNVLSFSNPLKPTAATILNNPLPQNNIENIYSKTASNQGLLTRFMASSDLLSVLDQKDLRYVFNFTRLTSTGAASTSVNPDFLGTTPNFSIGVPEMMLIKAECLARSGDKDGAVALLNALRVKRFKPADYVAVSATTTDDALIKVLSERRRELLFRGVRWFELKRLNRDERFRKNLSRVVSGQTYTLEANSERYLLQIAPKIIAINPLIIQNPR is encoded by the coding sequence ATGACCGATGATATTTTGAGTGCTACGGTTATTGCGCCAACAACCGATAGAATGTCCAGGGCATACACCTGGCAAAAAGATTTGTTGTTATCAACCGACGATGACAGCGAATGGAATGCCCCGTACAACTATATTTATATCTGTAACCTGGTACTCGATAATTTGCAGGCGGCAACGCAGGGCGACGATCAGACCAGAAACCGTTTAAAGGCCGAAGCCTTAACCCAACGGGCATATTACCTTTTTACCCTAGCTAATTTATACGGGAAAGATTATGTAGCAGAAAGCGCTGCAACTGATCTGTCTGTTCCGTTAATGCTGCACGCCGATCTCGAAGCCGTAGCTAAGCGGGCCACTGTAAAAGAAGTTTACGATCAGGTAATTAACGATCTGACTGCAGCTGTTGCAACTACCGATTTTCCAGATGCCGGCCGTAACTATATTCACCCCGGTAAACTCGCTTCAATGGCTTTGTTAGCCAGAGTTTATCTTTTTAAAGGCGATTACGTAAATGCTTTAAAATATGCTAACGAAGTGCTGGCTAAGAAAAGTACGCTTTTCGATTGGAATGTGCTGAGCTTCAGCAATCCGTTAAAACCAACAGCTGCTACTATTCTCAATAATCCGCTGCCTCAAAATAATATAGAGAATATTTACAGTAAAACAGCGTCAAATCAAGGTTTGTTAACACGTTTTATGGCCAGTTCCGATCTGTTAAGTGTTTTAGACCAGAAAGACCTGCGCTATGTTTTCAATTTTACCCGTTTAACCTCAACCGGGGCTGCCAGTACAAGTGTTAATCCCGATTTTCTGGGCACTACACCAAATTTCAGCATCGGGGTTCCCGAAATGATGTTAATCAAAGCCGAATGTTTGGCCAGATCGGGAGATAAAGACGGAGCAGTTGCTTTGCTAAATGCATTGCGCGTAAAGCGGTTTAAACCTGCAGATTATGTGGCAGTTTCGGCAACAACTACAGATGATGCCCTGATAAAGGTACTATCAGAGCGTAGGAGGGAGCTTCTTTTCCGCGGAGTGAGGTGGTTTGAGTTGAAAAGATTAAACCGCGATGAACGTTTCAGGAAAAACCTGAGCCGTGTAGTAAGTGGCCAAACTTATACCCTCGAAGCCAACAGCGAACGCTATTTATTGCAGATAGCCCCTAAAATTATTGCAATAAACCCATTAATTATTCAAAACCCCAGGTAA
- a CDS encoding RNA polymerase sigma factor: protein MTKYNAYTDQLLAQLLREGDRVAYTEVYNRYKRLLYLFAFRRLGEKEEVWDIVHEVFLSLWLNHENLVIEHSLSTYLHAAMRNKVANAIAHKHVSARYLDSFTLYLSSEKDVTDHAVRHHELEILIDREINALPAQMRKVFEMSRKNGYNRKQIAELLNLSEETVKAHMYQSLKRLKMKLGSMLSIVFLL from the coding sequence ATGACCAAGTATAACGCATACACCGACCAACTACTCGCTCAGCTGTTGCGTGAAGGAGACCGTGTGGCATACACCGAAGTTTACAACCGTTATAAAAGATTGTTATACCTCTTTGCTTTTCGCAGACTTGGAGAAAAAGAAGAGGTATGGGACATTGTTCATGAGGTATTTCTTTCCTTGTGGCTAAATCACGAAAATCTGGTCATCGAGCATTCATTATCTACTTATCTGCATGCCGCCATGAGGAATAAGGTAGCCAATGCCATTGCCCATAAGCATGTTTCGGCACGTTATTTAGATAGCTTTACCCTATACCTATCAAGCGAAAAGGATGTTACCGATCATGCAGTACGACACCATGAACTCGAAATCCTCATCGACCGGGAAATTAATGCACTACCGGCACAAATGCGAAAAGTATTCGAAATGAGCCGTAAAAACGGTTATAACCGCAAACAGATTGCCGAACTCCTCAATCTTTCTGAAGAGACTGTTAAAGCCCATATGTACCAATCGCTCAAAAGATTAAAGATGAAACTGGGCTCTATGCTGAGCATTGTTTTTTTACTTTAA
- a CDS encoding peroxiredoxin: protein MIVYFKRSLVAVLLLVAGTFNAKAQSSGKVSIDIVLSSALHQPGTKLKLYRDWPNRKLIDTGILDSQHQYSFKVSDSMPAVFTLSARKPFLDRTIILEKGVCTIVVNADSQTVVSGGALQSTFENYQKMIKPMEKEWTIIGNRYVKATTLDEKLQAEKENKVYAEKVQLAQVTFIKNNVNNTIGQYLTHNRINIWQDKDLKTLRDAFYPSRKTNLVSDEIEKKILESSRNLLLGMKAPLFTLPAVNGDSISLAQLLKKNKYVLVDFWASWCTPCRATNRNIAPLYTRLKNKGIEIVSVSVDENKTLWKKAIAADQIPWIQLISPLAMKSATVQDYQVKTLPATFLIDQNGVVVKQNLEVKALEQLLLK, encoded by the coding sequence ATGATTGTTTATTTTAAAAGAAGCCTTGTTGCAGTACTATTACTGGTGGCAGGCACATTTAATGCAAAGGCACAATCTTCAGGCAAGGTAAGTATCGATATTGTATTAAGTTCGGCACTACATCAGCCCGGTACCAAATTAAAGCTTTACCGCGATTGGCCAAACAGAAAACTTATAGATACCGGTATACTGGATAGCCAGCACCAATATAGCTTTAAGGTTAGCGATAGTATGCCAGCTGTTTTTACCCTCTCGGCACGAAAGCCCTTTCTCGATCGTACGATAATTTTAGAGAAGGGCGTTTGCACCATTGTAGTAAATGCCGATTCGCAAACTGTGGTTAGCGGAGGTGCATTACAAAGCACTTTCGAAAACTATCAAAAAATGATTAAACCGATGGAGAAGGAATGGACCATCATAGGTAACAGGTATGTTAAGGCCACTACACTTGATGAAAAGCTGCAAGCTGAAAAAGAAAATAAAGTGTATGCCGAAAAGGTTCAGTTGGCTCAGGTTACATTTATTAAGAATAACGTAAACAACACCATCGGTCAGTACCTTACGCATAATCGCATCAATATTTGGCAGGACAAGGATTTAAAAACACTCAGAGATGCCTTTTATCCAAGCAGGAAAACAAATCTGGTATCGGATGAGATCGAAAAGAAAATACTCGAATCATCTCGTAACCTGCTGCTTGGAATGAAAGCCCCTTTATTTACCTTACCAGCGGTTAATGGCGATTCTATTTCTTTGGCGCAATTGTTAAAAAAGAACAAGTATGTGCTTGTCGATTTTTGGGCATCGTGGTGTACGCCATGCCGCGCAACCAACAGAAATATAGCGCCATTGTATACCCGTTTAAAAAATAAAGGCATAGAAATCGTTTCGGTTTCAGTAGATGAAAATAAAACCCTGTGGAAAAAGGCAATAGCAGCTGATCAGATTCCCTGGATTCAATTAATTTCGCCCCTGGCCATGAAATCAGCAACTGTGCAGGATTATCAGGTAAAAACATTGCCAGCTACCTTTCTTATCGATCAAAACGGAGTAGTGGTAAAGCAGAATTTAGAAGTGAAAGCGTTGGAGCAGCTGTTGTTAAAATGA